In the Ostrinia nubilalis chromosome 15, ilOstNubi1.1, whole genome shotgun sequence genome, one interval contains:
- the LOC135078705 gene encoding uncharacterized protein LOC135078705 — MDEKSFVWTSELNQRFFELRFENDWLFKKKKQPWGEFHKILMENGFPEEMTISQVRKKWSYIYDMYKLAKKTKNKSWKYYKLFDKHFGKTKVLDKYESWTDDWRLKLITSITETKSMTLDVLSMWKTVERSLRSQDLPLECCIQDIKGLWQHIRTTFNRKHRLKIKKGAELSEWPLYDVMLSYFQTYEPEYIVNLENEAACGFVVRRRIKNKFSKKQKNTDSNDNENEFQWSKDITETFIQIRLQNDWLFSKKKWAWNDLHAIMVGEYGFPKTLTSREICRKWAATFSEYQKAKATNNKSWMYYNLFEVYLGEGRLSLNPIIDWQEEWVHNFISARVDSEHGFSGTLKDQLTAWREVEKRLRSVGLPLDHSLLDLPEIWTHLLKTFRWKKKFANKGILNEQWPYYEAMAQYVENKVRVPVKKKPRVVSHEHYDDLPDDYEDDMKLFDLKQRLQVKPKYEETHSCRSCWNEEACVDIFAQSDGDGLDIASKLRTIGGVEVDQSDHLPSQICLNCLRELEDAFKFRVRCQDVDKHLRSNNAADKIKVEIDKTEENDENEDLNNIDDLKDGDHHDIDDNDNHFEDAPPVEDMTSDVKPTVKTETPKVIRKRKKQRKLRYDYWKICEVCGKPTRNLISHLDMHSNSKPYSCDVCDKKFKFKSGLVIHKAVHDPTPRKTCEVCGKTFHIVAQYRRHFVYHANERKYECETCGKRFNTLDILRVHNRTHTDERPFSCQVCGKSFRTAGCVSRHKRIVHNRNLKLQANMAVLSLRLWWVAAALLVWTPHAYCRNVTHEDIRDAMMSLVHMFRTSESKLERHEYREKTSGEQLKKLVLGLEKKHRALEPLKGMISRLDERLSNVETILLQKEEREKTTQQKTADALNDIQKSLQALTASLNKKPVASADIENNLTTNDDTLETRLASTDAKIDAVKSEIENLKNSLSKDNLRAMCLDVASDVNPLEKHISEAEKLLNKYELKLNEYGNSSKVPTDFVPLSEVSLADEAWHSKMSEVMEKQEKEIVKIQKLLSDAESMWKDLPRLADLQISANQTLEAIESAKEDLKETSEKVVSQVAVKLREMTDRLATTNEDIQNSLTQGNTMTEHAYNDISRSYESLKNEVQSLTKNERVLIETADNVIATKKRIEYGVHQILAEVGELVRNQGNSLNKTVNDRFDNVQLAILEKQSTAQSNISDKIETEMAPVWRQIGSMYKQLTANKESLDKLTEQTGRYVNDSSTSMDNINDKVGKITARMTEVDDNLNYLLGRLSLVTQEFHQIKTGLGEALDKAKSNLRTVQDKEDKGPGPHNISSAEKTD; from the exons ATGGATGAAAAGAGCTTTGTGT GGACATCAGAACTCAATCAACGTTTTTTTGAGCTTCGCTTTGAAAACGACTGGTTgttcaagaaaaaaaaacaaccatGGGG agAATTCCACAAAATTCTAATGGAGAATGGTTTTCCTGAAGAGATGACAATTAGCCAGGTTAGGAAGAAGTGGTCCTACATTTACGAT atGTACAAGTTGGCTAAAAAGACAAAAAATAAGAGCTGGAAATATTACAAATTGTTTGACAAACACTTTGGCAAAACAAAAGTCTTGGACAAATATGAATCTT GGACTGACGATTGGCGTCTAAAGTTGATAACTAGCATAACAGAAACCAAAAGCATGACATTGGATGTACTGAGTATGTGGAA GACTGTTGAAAGATCATTGAGAAGTCAGGATTTGCCCCTTGAATGCTGCATCCAAGACATAAAAGGATTGTGGCAACATATAAGAACAACATTCAAT agaaAGCatcgtttaaaaattaaaaagggcGCCGAGCTATCGGAATGGCCCTTGTATGATGTAATGTTGAGTTACTTCCAAACCTATGAACCAGAGTATATAGTTAATTTAGAGAATGAAGCGGCCTGCGGATTCGTCGTGAGACGGAGGATCAAGAATAAATTTAgtaaaaagcaaaaaaacacTGATTctaatgacaatgaaaatgagTTTCAAT GGTCCAAAGATATAACAGAGACATTCATACAAATCCGTCTTCAAAACGATTGGCTCTTCAGTAAAAAGAAATGGGCGTGGaa CGATCTTCATGCCATCATGGTGGGAGAATATGGCTTTCCGAAAACTTTGACCAGTAGAGAAATTTGTAGGAAATGGGCAGCAACTTTTTCG GAGTACCAAAAGGCGAaagcaacaaataataaaagttgGATGTATTACAATCTGTTTGAGGTTTATTTAGGAGAAGGACGACTCAGTCTGAATCCCATTATTGATT GGCAAGAAGAATGGGTTCATAACTTCATCAGTGCCAGAGTGGATTCTGAACACGGCTTCTCCGGCACTCTTAAAGATCAGCTAACGGCGTGGAG AGAAGTAGAGAAACGGCTGCGTAGCGTCGGCTTGCCTCTGGACCACAGTTTGCTCGACCTCCCAGAGATCTGGACTCATTTGCTGAAAACGTTCAGG TGGAAAAAGAAATTCGCGAACAAAGGCATACTAAACGAGCAGTGGCCCTACTACGAGGCGATGGCGCAGTACGTCGAAAACAAAGTCAGGGTGCCTGTGAAGAAAAAGCCTAGGGTGGTGTCACATGAGCATTATGACGACCTTCCCGACGACTACGAGGATGATATGAAGTTGTTTGATTTGAAGCAGAGACTACAAGTGAAGCCGAAGTATGAGGAGACACACAGCTGCCGGTCCTGCTGGAATGAAGAGGCGTGCGTGGATATATTCGCGCAGTCTGACGGCGACGGCCTCGATATCGCGTCTAAACTGCGCACTATTGGGGGCGTTGAG GTCGATCAATCAGATCACCTACCGTCGCAAATCTGCCTCAACTGCCTTCGAGAGTTAGAGGACGCGTTCAAATTCCGTGTGCGGTGTCAGGACGTCGACAAACACTTGCGAAGTAATAACGCGGCAGACAAAATTAAAGTTGAGATTGACAAGACCGAGGAGAACGACGAAAATGAGGACCTTAACAACATCGACGACTTAAAAGACGGTGACCATCACGACATCGACGATAACGACAACCATTTCGAGGACGCGCCACCAGTCGAGGACATGACGTCAGACGTCAAACCTACCGTCAAAACAGAAACGCCAAAAGTCATAAGAAAACGAAAAAAGCAGCGCAAACTGAGATACGATTATTGGAAGATTTGCGAAGTGTGCGGAAAACCCACGAGGAATCTGATCAGCCATTTGGACATGCACTCGAACAGCAAGCCTTACTCGTGCGACGTGTGCGACAAGAAGTTCAAGTTCAAAAGCGGGCTGGTGATCCACAAGGCGGTGCATGACCCGACGCCGCGGAAGACCTGCGAGGTGTGCGGGAAAACATTCCATATTGTGGCGCAGTACCGGCGGCACTTTGTGTACCACGCCAATGAGAGGAAGTATGAATGCGAAACTTGCGGGAAAAGATTCAATACACTAGATATTCTGAGAGTCCATAATCGCACGCACACGGACGAGAGACCCTTCAGCTGCCAAGTCTGTGGCAAGAGCTTCCGAACGGCGGGCTGCGTCAGCAGGCACAAACGGATTGTACATAATAGAAATTTGAAACTCCAA GCCAACATGGCGGTATTAAGTCTG AGACTATGGTGGGTGGCCGCGGCGCTACTTGTATGGACCCCTCACGCGTATTGCCGGAATGTTAC CCACGAGGACATCCGCGACGCGATGATGTCGCTCGTTCACATGTTCCGGACTTCCGAGTCCAAGCTGGAGCGGCACGAGTACCGCGAGAAGACCTCGGGAGAGCAGCTAAAGAAGTTGGTGTTGGGCCTTGAGAAGAAGCATCGAGCGCTGGAGCCGCTGAAAGGGATGATCTCACGGCTCGACGAGCGGCTGTCCAACGTCGAAACTATACTTTTACAG AAAGAAGAAAGAGAGAAGACCACACAACAAAAGACGGCAGATGCTCTCAATGACATCCAGAAGAGCCTTCAAGCACTCACAGCATCCCTGAACAAGAAACCAGTTGCCAGCGCTGACATTGAAAACAACCTGACCACCAATGACGACACACTGGAGACGAGACTTGCCTCTACGGATGCTAAAATTGACGCTGTCAAGAGTGAAATTGAGAACCTGAAGAACAGTTTGAGTAAG GACAATCTCCGAGCGATGTGCTTGGACGTAGCATCTGACGTCAACCCGCTAGAGAAACACATATCGGAGGCTGAGAAACTGCTGAACAAGTATGAGCTGAAGCTGAACGAGTATGGCAACTCCAGCAAGGTGCCGACAGACTTCGTGCCGCTTAGCGAGGTCTCGCTCGCCGACGAGGCGTGGCATAGCAAGATGAGTGAAG taatggAAAAACAAGAAAAGGAGATCGTAAAGATTCAGAAGCTGCTGTCGGACGCGGAAAGCATGTGGAAGGACCTACCCCGCCTTGCTGACCTGCAAATATCCGCCAACCAGACCTTGGAGGCTATTGAAAGCGCTAAAGAGGATCTTAAAGAGACCAGCGAAAAGG TGGTGAGCCAAGTGGCGGTAAAACTGCGGGAAATGACCGACCGGCTGGCGACAACCAACGAAGACATCCAGAATAGCCTCACACAGGGCAACACCATGACCGAGCACGCCTACAACGACATCTCGCGGAGTTACGAGTCACTAAAGAATGAG GTACAATCTCTCACTAAAAACGAGCGTGTGCTGATTGAAACTGCTGACAACGTGATCGCGACCAAGAAACGCATTGAATATGGAGTCCATCAGATACTTGCGGAGGTCGGCGAGCTTGTCAGGAATCAAGGCAATAGTTTGAACAAAACCGTCAACGACAG GTTCGACAACGTGCAACTAGCCATCTTAGAGAAGCAGTCCACGGCGCAGAGCAACATAAGCGACAAGATCGAAACGGAGATGGCGCCAGTGTGGCGGCAGATTGGCAGCATGTATAAACAGCTCACCGCCAACAAGGAATCGCTGGACAAACTCACG GAACAAACTGGCCGGTATGTTAATGATAGCTCCACCTCTATGGACAACATCAACGACAAG GTGGGTAAGATAACCGCTCGCATGACAGAAGTGGACGATAATTTGAACTATTTACTGGGAAGGCTGTCGCTGGTGACCCAGGAGTTCCATCAAATCAAAACTGGGCTAGGGGAGGCCCTTGATAAAGCCAAATCTAATCTGCGCACCGTACAAGACAAAGAAG ataaagGTCCTGGACCGCATAACATCTCCAGCGCGGAAAAAACAGATTGA